One stretch of Enoplosus armatus isolate fEnoArm2 chromosome 1, fEnoArm2.hap1, whole genome shotgun sequence DNA includes these proteins:
- the LOC139287688 gene encoding long-chain fatty acid transport protein 2-like, with the protein MMEIYLISVLLASILIIPLALKTFSPYLWMDILYFRDLLRILVKFVSRRRRRPLFFVLDRFLEQTAAHPDKLFVVFGNESYSYKYTDTRSNKTANALQSQPGYKAGDTVALFMGNEPTFMFTWLALAKLGSPVALLNHNIRAKSLLHCFNCCKAKVLIAAPELKEAVEDVLPSLIEQDVTVLLMTKHCDTPGMASFSDKVDKASDAPLPRSLRSHITFKSPAVYIYTSGTTGLPKAAVVNQNRLLTALAVLSSNGVKASDVIYLNLPLYHTAGFIIGFIGSIETGSTIILKRKFSASQFWDDCRKNSVTVVQYIGEVMRYLCVTQKRENDKDHKVRLAIGNGVRAEIWREFLNRFGNIQVREFYASTEGNVGFVNYAGKIGAIGRVNYLHKKLFPYTLINYNTERDEPVRDASGLCVESSKGETGLLVSKITDIAPFVGYAQNEDQTERKRLRNVLKKGDLYFNSGDLMRIDNDNFIYFQDRVGDTFRWKGENVATTEVSDILTLSDCLKEANVYGVQVPGHEGRTGMAAVTVREGAQFDGSKLYNHAVSYLPSYARPRFIRIQNAVEVTGTFKQLKVKLVEESFDPGRIQDPLYILDDYEKSYIPLTAQVYSSIISGNVKL; encoded by the exons atgatggagatttatttaatttcagtccTTTTAGCAAGCATCCTCATCATACCATTGGCTCTCAAAACTTTTTCCCCTTATCTTTGGATGGATATTCTGTATTTCAGGGATCTGCTACGGATTTTAGTGAAGTTTGTGTCGAGGCGAAGAAGGAGACCCCTCTTCTTTGTGTTGGACCGTTTCTTGGAGCAGACCGCTGCGCATCCAGACAAGCTGTTCGTTGTGTTTGGGAATGAAAGCTACTCGTACAAGTACACAGATACAAGGAGTAACAAAACGGCCAACGCGCTTCAGTCTCAGCCTGGGTACAAAGCTGGGGACACCGTCGCGCTTTTCATGGGGAATGAACCCACCTTCATGTTTACCTGGCTGGCTTTGGCCAAATTAGGTTCTCCTGTGGCTCTTCTTAATCACAACATCCGCGCCAAGTCCCTGCTGCACTGCTTCAACTGCTGCAAGGCGAAAGTGTTGATAGCAGCCCCTG AGCTAAAGGAAGCAGTGGAGGATGTGCTGCCCTCCCTGATAGAGCAGGACGTCACCGTCCTCCTGATGACCAAACACTGTGACACACCTGGAATGGCGAGCTTCTCTGATAAAGTGGACAAGGCATCGGACGCCCCACTCCCTCGATCCCTCAGATCACACATCACATTCAAAAGTCCTGCGGTTTATATTTACACATCTGGCACTACAG GTCTCCCTAAGGCAGCTGTGGTCAACCAGAACCGCCTCCTAACGGCTCTGGCTGTTTTATCTTCAAACGGTGTAAAGGCTAGTGACGTCATCTACCTCAACCTGCCTCTGTACCACACAGCTGGATTCATTATAGGCTTTATTGGCTCCATTGAGACAG gCTCAACTATCATCCTGAAGAGGAagttttctgcctctcagtTTTGGGATGACTGCAGGAAAAACAGTGTGACTGTTGTCCAGTACATCGGAGAGGTGATGCGTTACCTCTGTGTTACACAGAAG agagaaaatgacaaggACCACAAGGTAAGACTGGCCATCGGCAACGGCGTGAGAGCAGAAATATGGAGAGAGTTTCTCAATCGCTTTGGGAACATTCAGGTGCGAGAGTTTTACGCCTCCACTGAAGGAAATGTGGGATTTGTCAACTACGCAGGGAAAATTGGAGCTATTGGACGAGTCAACTATTTGCATAAg AAGCTCTTTCCGTACACTCTGATTAACTATAACACAGAGCGGGATGAACCGGTTCGAGATGCCAGCGGCCTCTGTGTGGAGTCATCCAAAG GTGAGACAGGACTGCTGGTGTCGAAGATCACAGACATCGCTCCTTTTGTCGGCTACGCCCAGAACGAAGACCAAACGGAGAGGAAAAGACTTCGCAATGTTCTCAAGAAAGGAGATCTTTACTTCAACAGTGGAGACCTCATGAGGATCGATAACGACAACTTCATTTACTTTCAGGATCGTGTAGGTGACACATTCAG GTGGAAAGGTGAGAACGTGGCCACGACCGAGGTGTCTGACATCCTGACGCTCAGTGATTGTCTCAAAGAAGCCAATGTTTATGGAGTCCAAGTGCCAG GGCATGAGGGGCGGACAGGGATGGCAGCTGTCACTGTGAGGGAAGGTGCCCAGTTTGATGGCAGTAAACTATATAACCATGCGGTTAGCTACCTGCCGTCATATGCCAGACCTCGCTTCATAAGGATACAG AACGCCGTGGAGGTGACGGGGACTTTCAAGCAGTTGAAGGTGAAGTTGGTGGAGGAGAGTTTTGATCCAGGACGTATCCAGGACCCTCTTTACATCCTTGATGATTATGAGAAGAGTTACATACCGCTGACAGCTCAGGTCTACAGCTCCATCATATCAGGAAACGTCAAACTATGA